The nucleotide window GCCTCGCGCCGGGGAGACCGCCGCGGCGTCCGTCGAGGACTGCCTGCACCGTCGGGTGTCGCTGCGAAGGGAGAATTGGATTCGGCACCGGGCGCCGAGCGGACGCGAGGGGTCGCCCCTCCGTCTCTACCGCGGGCCGGCGGCAGGGAAGGGGGGCCCGGGAGGCGGCGGCCAGACCGGCCCCGCCCAGGGTGCGAAGGTCTGCAGTTTGTCGGAGGTCGAGGGGAAGGCGGACTCCGCCGAGACGACTCCGATCCCGCGGCAAAGCACCTTATTGGCGGCCGCGGTCCCTGTGTCGTCTCGGCAAGCGCCGGCCGGAGGAGCCTGGCCGGGTTGCACCCGTCGCGCACAACCCGGCCCGGCAATCAGACCAGATCGATCCGGCCCCGAAAGATGAGAGTCGAGCGATCTCCGCTCGCTGTCTCGAGCACAACCGGCGCCTTGAAGTGCTGGACCCCCGGCTTCAGCGTGTTGTCGCCAACGGTGACGCCGACGAAGATGCCGAGCTCGCCGCCGCCAATCGCGATGAAGGTGAAGCTGATCGCACCGACCGAGAGTGAGCTGTATTCGCCGATGAAGATCTGCTCGTTGAGCGTGAGCTTTTGCCCGGGCCTGAGCGTCTTGTCCTCGAGGTCCAGGAGGATGCTTTCGTTGCGACCGCCATCCGAGACGTGGATGTTGCAGTCGAAGTCGGTCGCCACCTCGTCGCCCCGCGCGGCGGCGTGCTCGACCGAAGTGAGCTTCGCGGTGACAAGATGACCGCTCGGTTCGCTCGTAAAGCCGAAATCCTCGTTGAACCTTTCGACAGCCTGAAGAGCCATAGTTCTGTCCTTTCAAGAATGGTCCGCCGCCCGATTGCGGTCGGGACGGGCCGCAGGAAAACAGGCCGCCGTCCGGCGCCGCGTTATTCGTCCGTTAGTCGTCCGTCAGCGCGGCCGGACGCCGGCCCGATTCGACGCCGTCGGCGGTTCCGCGCGCGCCGGATTGGGCCTAGGGTTGGGGACTGATCCACGACACGCGATGGAGTGCCAAGCGATGACGGACGACGAAATCAGGGCGGACGATCTCGAGCTGCGGCCCGGCGAGATGCGGTTCCGCTCGGCGGAGGCCTACGGCCAGTTCGGCAAGCGGATCCGCCAGTGGGCGGAGGGTGGCCGCGATTTCTCCCAGCCGATCAAGATCGGGGCCTTCAAGGACGAGCTGGCGACAGGCGAGCCGCAGTTGCTCGAAGGCGAACACTATCGCCTGCACCCTGAAATCGAAGAGGTACGGCTGTTCCGCAGGACCCGCGAGACCCTCGAGATCGGCCTGCCATTGGTCGAGCGGCTCGAGCCGCGGGAGCACGGCGACGAGCTGGTCGCGCTCTATCCGGGTCTCACGCCGGACAGCCGCTGGGCGGAGGAGGTTATCCGGGTCTCGAAGGGCGACCGCAAGACGTACGACGACTTCATCGACGAGTTCGTCGGCTTCTACAGCTGCTCGCAGTGCGGCTGAGCCCTAGTCGTCGCTCGCCAGGTACCGGGCCCTGGCCAAGCCGTCGGCGAAGGCGGCGCGGACGGCCGGATCACGGATCGGGAAGGCCGAGGTGACCCAGGCGAGGATCGAGTCCTCCTCGGCGGCGCGCTCGCCCGCCCAGTTGGCGCGGGCCAGCTCCACGAAGCGCGTGTAGGCGCGCGCCGCTTCCGCCGAACGGCCGAGCCGGGTCAGCGCCGCCGCCTCCCAGCCGGGGATGTTGCGGATCGCCTCGCCGCCGTTGCGCGCCGCGGCGACGCAGCCGTCGTAGTCGCCGCAGAGGAAGCGGATCGTCGCGTGATAGCACCAGTCCCGCGGCGAGATCGTCCAGCCGAGCGAGATCGACTGCGCGGCGAGGTTCCGCGCGACCGCGGTCCGTCCGCCGAAGGCCAGGCCCAGCGCGGAGGAGATGACGACCCAGGCGTCGTTCGGGTTGGTCTCCTGCGCCAGCCCGAAGGCCAGCTCGGCCTCGTCGTAGCGCTGCGCCATGGTCAGCGCCCAGCCGCGGCTCAGGTGGGTCTGGGAGTCCATCGGGTCGAGGTCGATCGCCCGGTTGGCGAGCAGCAGCGCCTCGGCGAAGAGCGCGGGGTCGCGCCGCGTGCCGGGAAAGACGATGTTCCGGATGTTGTGGAGCTGGGCGAGGCTCGTGTAGGCGCGGGTGAAATCGGGCCAGTCCGCCAGGATGGCGCGGAACAGCTCGGCCGCCCGGGTCCAGCCCGCGGGGTCGAAGGACAGGGCCAGCTGCTGGCCCAGGAGCCAGCGGTCGATGGCGTCCGCGGCCGGATTGTCGCGGCCGGTCAGGCGGGCCAGGCGCGCCCGCGACAGGTTGAGGTTGAGCGTCGCCGCCATCCGCCCGGCCAGGTCGCCCTGGAAGGCGATCCAGCGGGTCCGCAGGCTCTCGGAGCGCTCGGTCCAGATGACCTCGCCGGTGGCGGTGCCGGTCAGCGCGACCGTGGCCGCGATGCGCGGGCCGACCTCCACGGCGCTGGCGCGCAGCGCGTAGGTCCGCTCGGCCCGGCCGTCCTCCGGGTCGTCGAAGATCCGCCATTCCCGGAAGCGGGCGAGCCGGGAGATCAGCTCCCGGCGGAAGAGCGCGACGAGCGGCCGGCAGGCCTCGGCCAGCCCCGTCGTGTCGAAGCTGCCCACCGAGATCTCGGGAAAGGCCCGCGGCTCATCGGCCGCGACGGGGTCGGGCGGGTGCTCCGGCGCGGCCACGGCCGGCATCTTTGGCGCCGCGGTCTCCGGTCGCGGAGGACCGCCGGGGCCCTCCTCCGAGGCCGCCGGGCGGTAATCGCCCATCTTGATGGCGACGACCAGGGCCTGCGTCTCGCCCGCAGGCTCCGTGTCGAACTCCCGCTCCAGATGGCGCCAGAGCCGGTCGTAGGTCTGCAGCGCGCTGCCCACGTCGCCGGCTTCGAGGTGGGCCGAGATGAGCGCGCGGGCGGCGACCTCGTCCGAGGGGTCGAGGATGACCAGGGCCCGGGCCAGATCGCGCCGCGCCCCCGGCGCCGCCGCCTCGAGCGCCGCCGAGAGCCGCGTCCGGAGTTCGTCCTCGATCTGGCGGCGGCGCAGGTAGAGCCAGCTCTCGAAGACGTCGCCGGGGACGGTGAAGCGCGCGAGGATGCGCTCGGCGAGGCTTTCCCCGGCGAGCAGCACCGGCGGGACCACGCCGGAAGCGAGCGCCGACAGCAGCTCCGCGACGTCGGTGCGCAGGGCGCCGGCCAGCGCCACCTTCTCCCGGTCGGCCTCCAGGCCGTCGTAGCCGGCGGCGCTCAGCTCGCCGCGCAGCTGGAACAGCGTCTGCCGCAGGTTGCGGCGCCCGCCGGCCTCGTCATGGTTTGGCCAGATCAGGCTGACCAGCCGCGCGCGGGTCTCCTCGTGCCCGGGGGTGAGCGCGAGGCAGGCCAGGACCGCCCGCGCGCCACGCGAGGAGACGGCGAGCACGCGGCCGTCGACCGAGGCCCGAAGGCTGTCGATCAGGGTCAGTCTCAGCGCGCCGGCCACGGTCATCCTGCTCGACATCTTCGCGTCCTCCGCCCGACGGAACCGCTCCCCTCAATAGAGCGGAATCTCGCCGACATATCGCCCCCCGCCTCCCGATTTTGCGACGGTCTCGCGCAGGGCCGCTGTGGTGATTCCCGTCGCATAGGGCTGCAGCTCGGGCGCAATGGCCTTGCAGGCCTTGAGCGGGTCCTCGGGCGACGAGAGGTCCAGGGCCGAGACCGCGATCCCCCGGGCCGCGAGCGCGCCGGCGGCCTGCCGGGGACAGGCGGGCAGCGGCGCTCCGCCCGGGCTCGCGGCCGCCGCCGGTCGCAGCAGCGGACAGGCGGGCGAGATCTCCGCGCGTGCCAACGCCCGGCGGTCGGCGGGTCCGAGCCGCGCCGCGCCCCGGGCGGCCCGCCGCCGCGCCAGCTCCAGGCCGAAGCGCATCTGACAGAGCTCCCGGTGGGCGGCCTCGACCGCATCGGCGACGCCGAGGCGGCAGGCGATGCCGAGGGCGAGGCCCCCGTCCGTCCGGCCCCAGGCAAGCGCCGCCATGACCGGGAAGCCGGGAAGCCGGGTCAGGTCCAGGAGCCGCAGCCCCTCGGTCCCCCAGCCCGGCCAGTGCCTGGCCACCAGGGCGGCGAAGCGGCGCGCGGCCGCTTGCGCCGGCTGGCGGGCGCGCCGTCCGCCGAGCCACCAATGCGCCGCCGCGTCGCGTTCGACCAGTTCCAGCAGCCCGGCGAGGCGCGCCTCCGCAAGGCTCGGCGCGGCGGCCATGCCTTCGGAGCGCGCCGGCAGGCCCGCGGCGCGCGCGGCGCCGGCCGCCCAGTCGCCGCAGCCGGCGCGGGACCCGAGCCGGGACGGCAGGCGCGCGCGGGCGCGGGCCTCCGCGATCTCGCCCGCGAGCCGCGCGAGCGCCGCACCCGGCGTCGGCCCGCAGCCGGTCGCGCTCTCGCCCCGGCCCGGCCCGGCCGGGACCAGGCCGCCGGCCAGGTACATGTCGCGCAGCCCCGGCAGGGCGAGGAGGAAGAAGCGCTCGGCGCGCGCCAGCACGCGCAGGATCCGACGACCGCCGACGCCCTCGCCGAGCCAACCGGCCAGGCGCCCGGCAGCGGCCTCGGGCGCCTGCCCGCCCCGCGATCGCAGCGCCGCCGCGGCGTCGCTCGGGGCGAAGCACCAAGCCTCCCGGTCTCCGCTGTCGTGCCGGCTGCCAGACATCGCCTTCCGATCCTTCGCTGTGGCCCTTCGCCGCGCGCCGGAGGCGGGCCGCAGGACGATCCGGAGGCGGATCGAAACCTCCCGCCCGCCGGCGCCTTCCGCGCGGGACAGGGCCGGGACGACCCGCCGGGGCCTGCGCCACCCCCGCCCGGGGCATTACGCCCTGAGGCCAGGGGTCTCCGCGCCGCGAAGCGCCCATAAGTCATAGCTTAGGACATAGTTCCCTACGCGAGAACGGCTAACTTGAGCGCGCCGCCGCTACTCCGCCGCCTCTCGCGCCGCCTGGGCGGCGGCCTCGATGCGCGCGCCCTCCTCGGGCGTGACCGCGCCCTTGAGGGCGGTGATCAGGGCGTAGTGCCGGGGCTCGCGGTGGCGGGCGAAGTTGAAGATGTGCTCCTTGTAGGAGCGGCCGAGGTCCAGGTCGCAGGCCGCGGCGATCAGCTCGTCGCCCTCGGTCACCGCCTGGGCCACGGTCTCGCCGCTGGGCGCGATGATCTGGCTGCCGGCGATGTGGTGCACGCCCTCCTCGACCCCGCCCTTGGCGACGCCGACCACCCAGGTGCCGTTCTGGTAGGCGCCGGCCTGCATCGACAGGGTGTTGTGGTGCCAGGAGGGCGCGTCGTGGTCGGGGGTTAGGGGGTGCCGGCTCGGCGTGTTGTAGCCCAGCAGCACCATCTCCACCCCCTGCAGGCCCATGACCCGGTAGGTCTCGGGCCAGCGCCGGTCGTTGCAGATGCACATCCCGATCAGGCCGCCGAAGCCGCGGAACACCCGGAAACCCAGGTCGCCGGGCTCGAAGTAGCGCTTCTCCAGGTGCTGGAAGGCGCGCTGCGGCTCGTGATCGGCGTGGCCGGGCAGGTGGATCTTGCGGTACTTGCCGAGGATCTCGCCCTCGGCACCGACCAGGATCGCAGTGTTGAAGCGCCGCTTGCGCCGGGTCTCGTCGCCGGGGATCAGCTCGGCGTAGCCCAGGCAGAAGCCCAGGCCCAGGTGCCGCGCCTCGTCGAACAGAGGCCGGGTCTCCGGCCCCGGCATCTCGGTCTCGTAGAAGGCCTCGAGCTCGGCCTCGTCCTCCAGCCACCAGCGCGGGAAGAAGGTGGTGAGAGTCAGCTCGGGAAAGACCACGAGGTCGCAGCCGCGCCGCTTGGCCTCCCGCAGGTGGTCGATGAGCCGCTCCACCACCTCGGCCCGGCCCTCGTCCCGCGCGATCGGCCCCATCTGCGCCGCGCCGACGTTGACGATGCGTGCCATGGTCTCCTCCTCTTCTCTGTCGGGCTCAGCCTACACCGCCTTCGCCGCCCGCACCTCCGCCGCCGTCCGCCCGACCAGTTCCCGATAGAGTTCCGGATCGGTGTCGCCCTCGGTCGAGAACAGCAGGACCCGGGACTCCGCGTTCAGGCCCATCGCTTCGGCCAGCTCGGGGCGGCGGCGGGCGCAAATCAGGGCGGCCAGGCCGGCGACCGCGGACTCGCCGGCGACCAGGGGCGGGTCGCCGTCCATCCCCGCCGCCAGGAGGCGCATGGCCAGGGGCGCGCTGGCGTCGGGCAAAGTCATAAAGCCCTCGGCGCCGTGACGCAGCACATCCCAGGCGATCAGCGAGGTCTCGCCCGCCGCCAGGCCGGCCATGACCGTGTCGAGATCGCCGCCGATGGTCGCCGCCCGGCCCTCGGCCGCGCTGGCGAAGAGGCAGGCGGCCCTCTCCGGCTCGACCACTTGGAAGCGCGGCCGCCGCGCGCCGAGGCTCTGCCAGAGATAGGCGCAGACCGCCGCCGCCAGGCCGCCGACCCCGGCCTGGAGGAAGACGTGGGTCGGCCCGGGGTTGGGCGGTCCCTCGCCCCACTGCTCCAGCGCCTCGGCCGCCATGACCGCATAGCCGGCCATGACGTCGCGCGGTATCTCGCGGTAGCCCTCGTAGGAGGTGTCGGAGACCACGGTCCAGCCGTTCCGCGCCGCCTCCTCGGCAGCCCTGTGCACGGAGTCGTCGTAGGTGCCCTCGACCCGCCGGACTTCGGCGCCGAAGCGGGCGATGGCCGCCTCGCGGCCGGCGCTGACGTGCTCGTGGAGATAGATCACGCAAGGCAGGCCGAAGGTCCGGGCACCCCAGGCGACCGAGCGGCCGTGGTTGCCGTCGGTCGCGCAGCAGACGGTCAGGCCGGCCGCGATCCCGGCGAAGCGCCCGGCGAGCAGGTCTTCGGTCGAGGGCGTCTCCCCGGTCTGGGCGGCGACCCGGGCGCGCAGCTGGCGCAGCACGGCGTAGGCGCCGCCCAGGGCCTTGAAGCTGCCCAGTCCGAAGCGCCCGCCCTCGTCCTTGACCGCCAGGCGCGCGATCCCCAGGACGGCGGCCAGGCCCGGCAGCCCGACCAGGGGCGTCGGCCGGTAGCCCGGCCAGGCCGAGATCTCGGCCCGGGCCGCCTGCCAGTCGGCGGGCCCGAGCACGGCGGCCGCCGCGGCGCCGTCGGGGCGGCCGCGCGCCGCCCCGGCATTGGCCCGCCAGGCCGGCACCAGGTCGGCGATCTCGGCCAGAAGGGCCCGGGACTCCTCGTTTCCTGCCATGCCGCAAGCCTCCCAGGCCACGGCCCCAGCGGTCAAGCCGCAAGCGCGGCCGCGCGGCCGCTGTCACGTTGACCCGCGGCGAAGTTCCGCGCTCTAATGGCCTGAGACGAGAACACAGAACCGGCAACAAACGGCTCGCCCGCGGACAGGACGGCCGCGGCGCAATTCTGCAGGACGCAGGGAGGGAGAAAACATGCAGACGCTGACACGCAGGACGCTCGTCCTGGCGGCCGCCCTGGCCGTACCCCTGGCCGCCCTGGCGGCCCCCCAGCCGGCGGCGGCCGAGAAGGTCTTGCGGGTCATCCCGCACGCCGACCTCAAGAACATCGACCCGATCTGGACCACGGCCTACATCACCCGCAACCACGGCTACATGGTCTACGACACGCTCTTCGCGATGGACGAGAACCTCAAGCCGCAGCCGCAGATGGTCGATACCTGGACGGTCAGCGACGACCAGCTGACCTGGACCTTCGTGCTGCGCGACGGCCTGAAGTGGCACGACGGCACGGACGTCACCGCCGAGGACTGCGTCGCCTCCCTGAAACGCTGGGGCGCGCGCGACGGCATGGGCCAGCAGCTCATGGAGGTCACCGAGAGCCTGACCGCGGCCGACGCCAAGACCATCGTCATGAAGCTGAAGGAGCCCTACGGCCTGGTCCTGGATTCGATCGGCAAGATCAGCTCCAACGTGCCCTTCATGATGCCCAAGGCCCTGGCCGAGACCGATCCCTTCGAGCAGGTGCCCGAGATCGTCGGCTCCGGCCCCTTCAAGTTCTCCAAGGACGAGTGGGTGCCGGGCTCCAAGGTGGTCTACACCAAGAACCAGGACTACGTGCCGCGCAGCGAGCCGCCCAGCGGCGCCGCCGGCGGCAAGATCGCCAAGGTCGACCGGGTGGAATGGATCTATATCCCCGACGCCCAGACCGCGACAAACGCCCTGATCAACGGCGAGGTCGACTACTACGAGCAGCCGCAGCCAGACCTGGCGCCGATCCTCAGGCAGGCGTCCGGCGTGGTGGTCGAGGTCAACGATCCCCTCGGCAACCAGGGCATGCTGCGGATGAACCACCTGCACCCGCCCTTCGACAACAAGAAGATCCGCCAGGCGGTGCTCAAGGCCATCGACCAGGAGGTCTACATGCAGGCCGCGGTCGGTGATCCGGAGTTCTACAAGGTCTGCTACTCCTATTACGCCTGCGGCTCGCCGCTCGAGACCTTCTACGGCAACGAGCTGATCGCCAACCCCAGCCTGGCCGACGCCAAGGCCATGCTGGCGGAGGCCGGCTACGACGGCACCCCGGTGGTGCTCATGCAGCCGACCGACATCCCCATCCTTTCGGCCTTCAGCCTGGTCACCGCCCAGCGACTGCGCGACATCGGCATGACGGTCGAGGTCCAGGCCATGGACTGGTCGACCCTGACCTCGCGCCGGGCCAAGAAGGAGCCGGTGGACCAGGGCGGCTGGAACATCTTCCACACCTGGTGGATCGGCGGCGACATCACCAACCCGGTGGTCGCGACCGGCATGTCCGGCGGCGGCATCGAGAAGGCCTGGTTCGGCTGGCCGGACAACCCGGAGCTGGAGAAGCTGCGTCAGGCCTTCGCCCGCGAGACCGACGCCAAGGAGCAGAAGGCGCTGGCCGACCAGGTCCAGGCCCTGGCCATCGACACGGTGACACACGGCAACACCGGCACCTTCTTCGTGCCGGTCGCCTACCGCGACAACGTCAAGGGCCTGATCAAGTCCCCGGTCCAGTTCTTCTGGAACATCGACGTGGAGAGGTAGACCGGGAACCGCAAAGACTCCGGGGCAGAGATCAAGCGAATGCGAGCAGCCCCCCTCACCCTCCCACAGCGCGATCGCGCTGTGGGCCCCTCCCTCTCCCTTGACCGGGAGAGGGTTAGCCGAGCGCACCAAGCCCCTCTCCCCCGGGAGAGGGAGGGGCCCGGCGCGAAGCGCTGGGAGGGTGAAGGGGCGACGTCTCCATCGCCCCCAGGGCGCTAGATGCTGGTCTTCGTCGCCAAGCGGATCTTCGCCACCATCCCCGTGATGGGGGTGGTGGCGCTCTTCGTCTTCCTGATGCTGCGGCTCAGCCCGGGCGACCCGGCCACCGTGATCGCCGGCGACTACGCCTCGCCCGCCGACATCGAGCGGATCCGCGAGCAGCTCGGCCTCAACGAGCCGATCTTCTTCCAGTTCACCACCTGGATCTGGAGCCTGATCCAGGGCGACCTGGGCATCTCGATCTTCTCGAACCTGCCGGTCACCCAGCTGATCGGCCAGCGCCTGGAGCCGACCCTGATGCTGGCGGCGACCACCCTGGTCTTCGCCGTCGTCGTCGCCGTGCCCCTGGGCGTGATCGCCGCCTGGAAGGCCGGCACCTGGGTCGACCGCGGGATCATGGTCTTCGCGGTCGCCGGCTTCTCGATCCCGGTCTTCGTCCTGGGCTACCTGCTGATCTACCAGTTCTCCTTGAACCTCAAGTGGCTGCCGGTCCAGGGCTACAAGAGCCCCTTCGAACAGCCCCTGGCCTTCCTGCACCACATCGTCCTGCCGACCGTGACCTTGAGCGTGATCTACATCGCGCTGATCGCCCGCATCACCCGGGCCAGCGTGCTCGAGGTGCTGGAGGAGGACTACATCCGCACCGCCCGCGCCAAGGGCCAGACCGAGCGCCGGGTCCTGCTCGGCCACGCGCTGAAGAACGCCGCGGTGCCCATCGTCACCGTGATCGGCCTGGGCATCGCCCTCTTGATCGGCGGCGTGGTGATCACCGAGAGCGTCTACAACATCCCCGGCCTCGGCCGCCTGGTGGTCGACGCCATCCTCAAGCGCGACTACCCGATCATCCAGGGCCTGATCCTGATGTTCAGCTTCGTCTACATCCTGATCAACCTGGCGATCGACATCGCCTACACCCTGCTCGACCCGAGGATCCGCTATTGACGGCGATCTACGATAGGGCCGGCGGCGGCTTGCGGGACCGGATCGCGGGTTTCCGGCGCGGCCTGCTGCGCCGCTATCCGACCATGATCTTCGGCGGTGTCCTCCTGTTCGTCATGGTGATCTGCGCGCTCTTCGCGCCGCTGCTCTTCACCGGCGACCCCATCGTCCTCAACCCGATCAACCGCCTCAAGGCGCCCAGCGAGCTGCACTGGTTCGGCACCGACATGTTCGGCCGCGACATCTACAGCCGCACGGTTTACGGCGCCCGGATCTCGCTGACCGTCGGCCTCCTGGCGGCCGGGCTCAGCGTGGTCTTCGGCCTGCTCTGCGGCCTGGCGGCCGGCTACATCCGCTTCCTCGACGGCGTGATCATGCGGGTCATGGACGGCCTGATGGCGATCCCCGGCATCCTGCTGGCCATCGCCCTGGTCTCGCTCTCCGGCGCCAGCCTCACGACGGTCACCGTCGCCATCACCATCCCCGAGATCCCGCGGGTGGTCCGCCTGGTCCGCGCCATCGTGCTCTCGGTGCGCGAGGAGCCCTACGTCGAGGCCGCGATCGCCGCAGGCACCCGGCTGCCGCTGATCCTGGTCCGTCACGTCCTGCCCAACACCGTGCCGCCGCTGATCGTGCAGGCGACCTATGTCTGCGCCTCGGCCATGCTGACCGAGGCTCTGCTCGGCTTCCTCGGCGCCGGCACCCCGCCGGAGATCCCGAGCTGGGGCAACATCATGTCCGAGGGCCGGACCTACTTCCAGCTCGCGCCCTGGATCGTGCTCTTCCCCGGCATCACCCTGGCGCTGACCATCCTGGCGGTGAACGTCCTGGGCGACGGCCTGCGCGACACCCTCGACCCTCGCATCGCCAAGAAGATGTGAGCGAGATGAGCGAGCCCCGCGCGCCCGTCCTCGACATCCGCGGCCTGACCGTCCGCCTGCCGGCCGACGCCGACCGCGAGCACGCGGTCGAGGAGGTCTCCTTCACGGTCCGGCCGCGGGAGATCCTCTGCGTGGTCGGCGAGTCCGGCTCGGGCAAGTCGGTGACCGCGCACACGGTCATGGGCCTGCTGCCGAAGAAGCAGCTCCGGCCGACCGCCGGGCAGATCCTCCTGCAAGGCGAGGACCTGCTGCAGAAGTCGGCCGGCGAGCTGCGCGACCTGCGCGGCGCGCGCATGTCGATGATCTTCCAGGAGCCCATGACCGCGCTCAACCCGGTGATGCGGATCGGCGAGCAGATCGAGGAGGTCCTGCAGATCCACACCAAGATGTCGGCGCGCGACCGCATGGCCCGGGTGATTGAGGTCATGGACGCGGTCAAGCTGCCCGAGCCCGCGCGCCTGGTCTCGACCTATCCGCACCAGCTCTCCGGCGGCCAGCGCCAGCGGGTCATGATCGCCGCCGCCCTGGCGCTGGAGCCGGCGCTGCTGATCGCCGACGAGCCGACCACCGCGCTGGACGTCACCACCCAGGCGCAGATCCTGAAGCTGATCAAGGACATCCAGCAGAGCCACGGCACCGCGGTGCTCTTCATCACCCACGACTTCGGCGTCGTCGCCGAGATCGCCGACCGGGTCGTGGTCATGCAGCACGGCCGGGTGGTCGAGCAGGGCGAGACCCTGCCGCTGCTCAAGGACCCCAAGGACGCCTACACCCGGATGCTGATCTCCTCGGTGCCCAGCATCACCCCGCCGGCCCGCGCCTCCAAGGCCGCGGCGCCGGTGGTGCTCGAGACCGATCGGCTTTCCAAGACCTACCGCAGCAGCGGCTTCTTCCAGAAGGCCCGCGAGGTCCGCGCCGCCCACGAGGTCGACCTGAGCGTGCGCCGCGGCGAGACCCTGGGCATCGTCGGCGAGTCCGGCTCCGGCAAGTCGACCGTGGCGCGCTGCATCGTGCGCCTGGTCGATCCCTCGGGCGGCCAGGTCCGGATCGACGGCGAGGACATCGCCGGCCTGACCGCGGGCCAGCTCCGCGCCCACCGCCGTGACGTCCAGATCGTCTTCCAGGACCCTTACCGCTCGCTCAACCCGCGGCGCACGGTCGGCGCCTCCATCGTCGAGGGCCCGATGAACTTCGGCCTGGCCCGCGCCGCCGCCCTGGAGCGCGCCCGCGACCTCATGTCCCTGGTCGGCCTCGACCCCACGGCCCTCGACCGCTTCCCGCACCAGTTCTCCGGCGGCCAGCGCCAGCGCATCTGCATCGCCCGGGCGCTGGCCATGGAGCCCGAGGTCCTGATCGCCGACGAGGCGGTCTCGGCCCTCGACGTCTCGGTCCAGGCCCAGGTCCTGGCGCTGCTCGACGACGTCCGCAAGCGCTTCGA belongs to Kiloniellales bacterium and includes:
- a CDS encoding ABC transporter ATP-binding protein, producing the protein MSEPRAPVLDIRGLTVRLPADADREHAVEEVSFTVRPREILCVVGESGSGKSVTAHTVMGLLPKKQLRPTAGQILLQGEDLLQKSAGELRDLRGARMSMIFQEPMTALNPVMRIGEQIEEVLQIHTKMSARDRMARVIEVMDAVKLPEPARLVSTYPHQLSGGQRQRVMIAAALALEPALLIADEPTTALDVTTQAQILKLIKDIQQSHGTAVLFITHDFGVVAEIADRVVVMQHGRVVEQGETLPLLKDPKDAYTRMLISSVPSITPPARASKAAAPVVLETDRLSKTYRSSGFFQKAREVRAAHEVDLSVRRGETLGIVGESGSGKSTVARCIVRLVDPSGGQVRIDGEDIAGLTAGQLRAHRRDVQIVFQDPYRSLNPRRTVGASIVEGPMNFGLARAAALERARDLMSLVGLDPTALDRFPHQFSGGQRQRICIARALAMEPEVLIADEAVSALDVSVQAQVLALLDDVRKRFDLAMLFITHDLRVAAQICDRIAVMYKGEVVEQGLAAEVFRSPKHSYTRALFDAAPGRDFEFGRFAAA